A segment of the Paracoccus suum genome:
GCCGTCCGGCTGAACGCGGTCGTAATGACCGAGGTAGAGGTGCTTCCAGACCGCGCCCTCCATCAGATGCGCATGCCCTTCGACAAGGCCCGGCATCAGCACTGCGTCGGCGAAGCTGTCATCGATGTCGTACCGGCCCCAGTCCGCCATCTCGTTCGCATCGCCGACAGCAAGGATCAGCCCCTCGGGCGAGACGAGCACCCGGTCGGCCGCCGGCCGGGCCGGGTCCATGGTGATGATCTGTCGGGCTGTGAACATCCGGTTGGTCATGGTCGCCCTCATTTTGCGGTGCCTGCCGCATGATAGGCGCGTGACGCTACGCCAATGAAATGTATTGTCTTGATGAACATGCTTGGAAAGTTTGAGGGTCGCCGGATGCACTACACGATCAAGCACCTGCGCTACACCGAGGCGGCGGCCCGGCACGGCTCGATCACCGCGGCGGCCGAGGCACTGGCGGTCTCGCCCTCGTCGATCGCCGCGGCGATCGACGGGATCGAGGCGCAACTGGGGCAGCCGGTATTCGTTCGCCAGCCCTCGCGTGGGGTGGCCGCCACTCGGTACGGCCGCCAATTCCTGGATGAATTGCGAGCTCTCCTCGCGGCTCAGTCACGTTTCGACCGCCGCATCGGCGAGATCGACCGCGGCGTGGACGGGACCGTCCGAATTGCCTGCTTCACCCCGATGGCGCCGATCATGCTGCCCACCATCCTGACCGAAGTCCGCAACCGGCACCCGAATCTGGTGACCCATGTGTTCGAGGGTTCGGTCACTGAGATCATCACGGCGGTCGAGGATGGCAGCGCCGATCTGGCCATCGGCTACAGCGACCTCATGCCCACGAACGGCCCCTTTATTCCGCTGTTCACCGCCTATCCCCATGCGGCGCTGCCACGGGCACATCCACTGGCCAGCGGCGATTATGTCACGCTCGAGCAACTCGCCGCAGAGCCCCTGGTCGTCCTAGATCACGAACATTCCCGCAAGTACCTTATGGGTCTCTTTGCGGCGCGCGATCTGCGGCCAAATGTCGTCTATTCGGCGCGGACAACCGATACCATGCGCTCGCTAATCGCGGCCGGACTGGCATATGGCGTGTTCAACATCCGGCCGATCGTCAAACAGAATTACGGCACCGGCGATCTGGTGCGTCTGCCCTTGGCGGGCGACCACGACTCGCCCCGGGCCGGGATTTTTCATCGCGATGACGCGAGGTTAGGCTCGGTTGCCAGCGCGGTCGTTGCAGCCTGCCGCGAGCAGGCTGCTGCCGGGGCCTTTGAGCCCGCCATTGTGCGGCCGTAGCTATCCCCGGATTTCCTGAGGAAGTTCCCCGGACAAAATGGATTTGATGGGTGAATGACCGCGCGTCACGGTGCCTTCACAAAGCCGATATCCAGCAGGAGAACGCAGATGACGACGCGCAATTGCCTTGGCCGCCGCCCCGTTCTGGGCGCCCTTCTGGGACTTACGATCCTGACCCAAACGCCGATGGCGCTCGCTCAGGTCGCGGCGCCGGCAGCCGCCCCGGCCGAGGTCCAGACGGGCGGCACTCTGGTTGTGGCGAGCCTCCAGAAGCCCCGGCACCTCAATCCGGCCGTGCAATCGGGCATCGCCACCGCCGTGCCCGGCGCTCAGATTTTCGCAACTCCGCTGCGTTTCGGCGCGGACTTCACCCCCCAGCCCTATCTGGCCGAAAGCTGGTCCTTCAGCGAGGATCAGAAGGTATTGACGCTGAAGCTGCGCCAGGGCGCGGTTTTCCATGATGGACAGCCGATCACCGCAGAAGACGTCAAATATTCGATGGACGTCGTGAAGGCCAACCATCCCTTCAACAGCATGCTCGCCCCAGTGAGCTCGGTCGAGGCGACCGACCCGCAGACCGTCACCATCACCATGTCCCAACCCCACCCGGCGATCCTGCTGGCGCTGTCTTCGGCCCTCATGCCGGTGCTGCCGAAGCACGTCTTTGACGACGGCACCGACATCAAGGCCAGCAGCCACAACAACCTGCCCGTAGGCTCTGGCCCGTTCCGCGTCACTGAGTTCGAGCCAGGCCAGCACATCATGCTGGAGAAGTTCGACAAGTTCTTCCTGCCGGGCAAGCCCTACCTCGACCGGATTGTCATCAAGCAATACAAGGACGCGAACTCGGCCGGCCTCGCGCTCGAGGCGGGCGAGGTTCAGCTTTACCCCTATCTTGACTCGACCCGGCTCGTGCAGCGGCTGGAAAAGAAGTCCAACATGACCGTAACCGATCAAGGCTATGCCGGCATCGGCGCGATGAACTGGCTGGCCTTCAACACCAAGCATCCCGCGTTGTCGGACGTGCGTGTGCGCCAGGCGATCAGCTACGCGCTGGACCGCAATTTCGTCACCAAGGCGCTGCATGGCGGGCTGTCCAAACCGGCCTACGAGCCGGTCGTCTCATCCAGCCCGTTCTACACTGACGCGGTCGAGAAATACGATTTCGACCTCGACAAGGCCAAGGCGTTGCTGGCCGAGGCGGGCTATGGCGAGGGGGGCAAGCCACTTGCGCTCAGCATCGATTATCTGCCCGAGAACGAAGAGCAGCAGCACGCGGTGGCCGAATACGTCAAAGCCCAGCTGGCCAAGGTGGGGATCAAGGTCTCCGTCCGGGCCTCGCCCGACTTCCCGACCTGGGCGCAGCGGGTGTCGAACCATGATTTCGACATGACAATGGACCAAGTGTTCAACTGGGGCGATCCGGTTATCGGCGTGAATCGCACCTATGTGTGCGACAATATCAAGCCGGGCGTCGTGTGGTCGAACACCCAGAGCTATTGCAACCCCGAAGTCGACAAGCTGCTGGCTTCTGCCGCGGTCGAGCCGGACCTCGCCAAGCGCAAGGAGCAGTACGCCCAGGCCTTTGCGCAGATCACCCGCGTCGCCCCGATCTACTTCGTAAACGAGGCGCCCTATTTCACGGCCTACTCCGATGTGGTGCAGAATCCGCCGGTGTCGATCTGGGGTCCCATGGGTCCGATGGATGAGGTCTGGCTGAAAAAATAAGCCGCCGCTCCGACCGTCGAAACGAACAAGGGGGATGGCCATGCGAGGCATCGTCAAAAGGCTTATCTGGGCAGCGGGGCTCATACTGGCGGTGCTGGTACTCAACTTCCTGCTGATCCAGTTGGCACCGGGCGACCCGGCAGAGGTCATCGCTGGTGAAATGGGCGGCGCCAGCGCCGATGTGATGGCCGGGATCCGGGCGCAGTATGGGCTCGACAAGCCGCTGCCGGTGCAGCTGGGCCTCTATTTGGGCAAGGCCCTGCAGGGCGATCTGGGCGTTTCCTACTACTATAACCGGGCTGTGGCGGGGCTGATCCTGTCTCGAGTCGGGCCGACCCTCTTGCTGGTCGGCTCGGCACTGGCCTTTGCTCTGATTGTCGGCACCCGGCTGGGGCTTCTGGCCTCGCGCAATCCGCGGGGCCCTGCCTCGGCGCTGGTCACAGTGCTGTCGCTTATCGGCTATGCCGCGCCTGTCTTCTGGACCGGGTTGATGCTGGTGATCCTGTTTGCCGCCCGCATCCCCCTGTTTCCAGTCTCGGGCATGCGTGACGTGACGGGCGCGACGGATCTGGTGTCGCGGACGCTGGATGTCGCCCATCATTTGGTGCTGCCCGCCCTGACGCTGGGAATTGTCTACCTGGCGCAATACAGCCGTCTGACCCGGGCCGCGATGCTCGAGGTGCTGGGGTCGGACTATATCCGCACCGCCCGCGCCAAGGGTGTGCGCGAGCGGCGGGTCTTTACCCACCACGCCTTTCGCAACGCGCTGCTGCCGGTCGTGACAGTCGCCGGGATGCAATTCGGCACGATCCTTTCCGGCGCGGTGCTGGTCGAGACAGTGTTCAGCTGGCCCGGTCTTGGCACGCTGGCCTTCGATTCCATCCTCGCGCGCGATTATCCCACGATCCTGGGCATCCTGTTCTTTTCGACCCTCATCGTCATCTGCGCAAACCTGTTGACCGACGCGGTCGCGCGCCGGCTTGACCCGCGCCTGCAGCAGAGGGGCTGACGCATGACTGATCTGTCCACCAATCCGGCGATGCCCGGCGCTCCAGTCCCCGGACCTGTCCCGGCAGCCGTGACGCGCCCTCAAAGCCCCTCGGCCGAGGCCTGGGCCATGTTCCGCCGCAGCCCGGCGGCGCTGCTGGGCCTCGTGCTGGTCGCAGTGGTCGTCGTGGCCGCACTGGCCGGGCCGCTGATCTACACCGTCGATCCATTCGAGATCGTCTGGGGCCCGCTGACCGCCCCGGGCACCGAGCCGACCGTGCCGCTGGGCACTGACAATCTGGGCCGTGACATCCTGGCGGGGCTGCTTTCCGGCGGCCGGGCAACACTCGCCGTGGGCGTCTCGGCCGCCATCATCACCGTGGTGATCGGCGTGCTGGTCGGTGCGGCCGCCGGCTACTATGGCGGCACCACCGACGAGGTTCTGATGCGCGTGACCGAGTTCTTTCAGGTCCTGCCGCCCCTGCTGTTCGCAATGGTCGTCGTCACCCTGTTCACGCCGACGCTGACCACCGTTGCACTGGCGATCGGCGTCGTCAGTTGGCCCCAGACCGCGCGACTGGTCCGGGCCGAGTTCATGCGCATCCGCGCGCTGGAGTATGTCCGGGCCATGCGCTCGATCGGGGCGTCGGACCGTTTCATCATCTGGCGCACCATCCTGCCGAACGCACTGCCCCCCTTGATCGTGTCTGCCACCCTGACGATCGGCGGCGCTATCCTGTTCGAGGCCGGCCTCAGTTTTCTGGGCCTGTCCGATCCCAACACCATGTCGTGGGGCCTTATGATTGGCACCGGGCGTGAGTATTTCCTCGACGCCTGGTGGGTGGTGACGCTGCCCGGGGCACTGATCTTCCTGACGGTTCTGGGTGTCAGCCTGCTGGGCGACGGCCTGAACGATGCCTTCAATCCCCGCCTGAGGGAGCGCTGATCATGGCCCCATTGCTGGACGTTCAGAACCTGCGGGTCGAGTTCAAGACCCGCGCCGGCACCGCCCGCGTGCTCGACAATGTCAGCTTCGCGGTCGAGTCGGGGCGCATCCTCGGGATCGTCGGCGAATCCGGTTGCGGCAAGAGCATGTCGGCGCTCTCGATCCTCGGGCTGGTGCCCAGCCCCCCGGGGCAGGTCAAGGGCGGCCGTATCATGTTCGACGGGCGCGATCTGCTGAGCATCGCTCCGGAGGAGATGCGCCGGCTGCGCGGCGGCGAGATCGCGATGATTTTTCAGGAGCCGATGACCTCGCTGAACCCGGTATTCACCTGCGGGGACCAGATCGCCGAAGCGGTGCGCCTGCACCAGCCGGTCAGCGCGGCCGAGGCCCGCAAGCGTGCCGTCGAGATGCTGCGCGCCGTTGCCATTCCCGAGCCGGAGGCGCGGGCCGACACCTACCCGCACCAGATGTCGGGCGGGATGCGCCAGCGGGTGATGATCGCCATGGCGCTGTCCTGCCGCCCGCGCCTGCTGATCGCCGATGAGCCGACGACCGCGCTGGATGTGACCGTCCAGGCGCAGATATTCGCCCTGCTGCGCGATCTGCGTGACCAGACCGGCACTGCTATCGTCATGATCACGCATGACATGGGCGCGATCGCGGAAATGGCCGATGACGTGGCGGTCATGTACGCGGGCCGGGTGATCGAGAAGGGACCAGCCGACGCCATCCTTGACCAGCCGGCGCACCCCTACACCCAGGGGTTGCTGAACTCGATCCCGCGGCTCGATCTGGACCCCTCGGGCGATCTGCCCGAGATTCCGGGGGTCGTCCCGCCGCTGACAGAGCTGGGCCACGGCTGTGCCTTCGCAGACCGCTGCCCGCACGCCTTCGCCCCCTGCCGCACGATAGAGCCGCGCCACGTCACCGTCTCGGCCGAGCA
Coding sequences within it:
- a CDS encoding ABC transporter permease, which gives rise to MTDLSTNPAMPGAPVPGPVPAAVTRPQSPSAEAWAMFRRSPAALLGLVLVAVVVVAALAGPLIYTVDPFEIVWGPLTAPGTEPTVPLGTDNLGRDILAGLLSGGRATLAVGVSAAIITVVIGVLVGAAAGYYGGTTDEVLMRVTEFFQVLPPLLFAMVVVTLFTPTLTTVALAIGVVSWPQTARLVRAEFMRIRALEYVRAMRSIGASDRFIIWRTILPNALPPLIVSATLTIGGAILFEAGLSFLGLSDPNTMSWGLMIGTGREYFLDAWWVVTLPGALIFLTVLGVSLLGDGLNDAFNPRLRER
- a CDS encoding ABC transporter ATP-binding protein, whose amino-acid sequence is MAPLLDVQNLRVEFKTRAGTARVLDNVSFAVESGRILGIVGESGCGKSMSALSILGLVPSPPGQVKGGRIMFDGRDLLSIAPEEMRRLRGGEIAMIFQEPMTSLNPVFTCGDQIAEAVRLHQPVSAAEARKRAVEMLRAVAIPEPEARADTYPHQMSGGMRQRVMIAMALSCRPRLLIADEPTTALDVTVQAQIFALLRDLRDQTGTAIVMITHDMGAIAEMADDVAVMYAGRVIEKGPADAILDQPAHPYTQGLLNSIPRLDLDPSGDLPEIPGVVPPLTELGHGCAFADRCPHAFAPCRTIEPRHVTVSAEHSAACHLLSGMEDAA
- a CDS encoding ABC transporter substrate-binding protein, with translation MTTRNCLGRRPVLGALLGLTILTQTPMALAQVAAPAAAPAEVQTGGTLVVASLQKPRHLNPAVQSGIATAVPGAQIFATPLRFGADFTPQPYLAESWSFSEDQKVLTLKLRQGAVFHDGQPITAEDVKYSMDVVKANHPFNSMLAPVSSVEATDPQTVTITMSQPHPAILLALSSALMPVLPKHVFDDGTDIKASSHNNLPVGSGPFRVTEFEPGQHIMLEKFDKFFLPGKPYLDRIVIKQYKDANSAGLALEAGEVQLYPYLDSTRLVQRLEKKSNMTVTDQGYAGIGAMNWLAFNTKHPALSDVRVRQAISYALDRNFVTKALHGGLSKPAYEPVVSSSPFYTDAVEKYDFDLDKAKALLAEAGYGEGGKPLALSIDYLPENEEQQHAVAEYVKAQLAKVGIKVSVRASPDFPTWAQRVSNHDFDMTMDQVFNWGDPVIGVNRTYVCDNIKPGVVWSNTQSYCNPEVDKLLASAAVEPDLAKRKEQYAQAFAQITRVAPIYFVNEAPYFTAYSDVVQNPPVSIWGPMGPMDEVWLKK
- a CDS encoding LysR family transcriptional regulator, with the protein product MHYTIKHLRYTEAAARHGSITAAAEALAVSPSSIAAAIDGIEAQLGQPVFVRQPSRGVAATRYGRQFLDELRALLAAQSRFDRRIGEIDRGVDGTVRIACFTPMAPIMLPTILTEVRNRHPNLVTHVFEGSVTEIITAVEDGSADLAIGYSDLMPTNGPFIPLFTAYPHAALPRAHPLASGDYVTLEQLAAEPLVVLDHEHSRKYLMGLFAARDLRPNVVYSARTTDTMRSLIAAGLAYGVFNIRPIVKQNYGTGDLVRLPLAGDHDSPRAGIFHRDDARLGSVASAVVAACREQAAAGAFEPAIVRP
- a CDS encoding ABC transporter permease translates to MRGIVKRLIWAAGLILAVLVLNFLLIQLAPGDPAEVIAGEMGGASADVMAGIRAQYGLDKPLPVQLGLYLGKALQGDLGVSYYYNRAVAGLILSRVGPTLLLVGSALAFALIVGTRLGLLASRNPRGPASALVTVLSLIGYAAPVFWTGLMLVILFAARIPLFPVSGMRDVTGATDLVSRTLDVAHHLVLPALTLGIVYLAQYSRLTRAAMLEVLGSDYIRTARAKGVRERRVFTHHAFRNALLPVVTVAGMQFGTILSGAVLVETVFSWPGLGTLAFDSILARDYPTILGILFFSTLIVICANLLTDAVARRLDPRLQQRG